Proteins co-encoded in one Bradyrhizobium sp. 170 genomic window:
- the xth gene encoding exodeoxyribonuclease III — MRIATWNVNSIRQRVDHLLTWLKETSPDIVCLQEIKCVDEAFPRLEIEALGYNVVTHGQKTFNGVALLSKLPFDETKSGLAGDDEDAHARFLEGVVTLKTGVMRIACLYLPNGNPPDTDKYPYKLKWMSRLLEYSKERLKAEEPLVLAGDFNVIPAAADVYNPAAWANDALFRPQTREAFQSLLGLGLTDALRAVTDEPNLYTFWDYQAGAWQKNWGLRIDHLLLSPQASDRLTNVGVDSYVRAWEKPSDHVPVWADFDLETA; from the coding sequence ATGCGTATTGCCACGTGGAACGTCAATTCGATCCGGCAGCGGGTCGACCATCTCCTGACCTGGCTCAAGGAGACCTCGCCGGACATCGTTTGCCTGCAGGAAATCAAATGCGTCGACGAGGCGTTCCCCCGGCTGGAAATCGAGGCGCTCGGCTATAACGTCGTCACCCACGGCCAGAAGACCTTCAATGGTGTCGCGCTCTTGTCGAAACTGCCGTTCGACGAGACCAAATCGGGCCTGGCCGGCGACGATGAGGACGCCCACGCCCGGTTCCTCGAAGGCGTGGTAACGCTGAAGACCGGCGTGATGCGGATCGCCTGCCTCTATCTGCCCAACGGCAACCCGCCGGACACCGATAAATACCCCTATAAACTCAAATGGATGTCGCGGCTTCTTGAGTACTCGAAGGAGCGACTTAAGGCAGAAGAACCGCTGGTGCTCGCAGGCGACTTCAACGTCATTCCGGCAGCCGCCGACGTCTATAACCCCGCCGCCTGGGCCAACGACGCGCTGTTCCGCCCCCAGACGCGCGAGGCCTTCCAGTCGCTGCTCGGCCTCGGGCTGACGGATGCGCTGCGCGCGGTGACCGACGAGCCGAACCTCTACACCTTCTGGGACTACCAGGCGGGCGCCTGGCAGAAGAACTGGGGCCTTCGAATCGATCACCTCCTGCTGTCACCGCAGGCCAGCGACCGGCTGACCAATGTCGGCGTCGACAGCTATGTGCGCGCCTGGGAGAAGCCGTCCGACCACGTGCCGGTGTGGGCGGATTTCGACCTGGAGACGGCTTGA
- a CDS encoding efflux RND transporter permease subunit, which yields MTLSELCIRRPVMTTLITASIIAFGIFGFRLLPVSALPRVDFPTIAVTATLPGASADTMAASVAGVIERQLSTVAGISSMSSNSSQGISTITIQFDLNRNIDAAALDVQTALTIAQRRLPVEMIIPPSFRKVNPADFPVLFVVLNSSTLPLSAVHEYGDITIGQTLSQIPGVAQVSVYGAQKFAIRVQADPEAAAARGLSLEDIRTAVSRANSSTPVGTLNGPKQDVALQASGQMDKAIDYRQIVVAWRNGSPVKLDEVARIYDSVENERIASWLNDERAIVLGIQKQPDANTVAVVDSILAKFPVLRAQIPPSVSINVLMDRSISIRQAVADVEETLLIAIGLVILVIFLFLRSASATFIPALAVPISLFGTCAVMYALDYSINNMTLLALTLSVGFVVDDAIVMLENIVRHIEHGMRPFEAALKGAREIGFTIISITFSLIAVFIPVLLMGGIVGRVFREFAVTVSVAIIVSGFVSLTLTPMLCARVLRAHDATKRPNVVLRVFEAMFDSWLRAYEWTLDWVLARKFLMLMVTLATLGGTVYLYMIVPKGFFPQEDTGFLIGVTEAATDTSFEAMKERQQALVAVLRSDPAIEYINSTVGAGGPNATANYGRLFIALKPKKERDNLNTIIGRLRLKARDIPGVQAFFQPIQNLNIGGRISKSQYQYVMQSGDTESLYRLAPEMREKIEKLPGLLDVTTDLYIKNPQMTVDIDREKAAVYGITVDQVRNQLYNAYGSRQVGTIYMPSNDYQIILEVQPQFRVDPSDLSKLYMKTQNNQTIPLSAVAKLVPTVGPLQINHQAQQPAVTISFNLAPGNSLGYAVDKITELEQTSNLPATIATGFSGTAQVFQDSLRGQGVLILAAVFAAFVILGILYESFIHPITIISGLPSAGIGAILTLMLFGMEMSVIAMIGIVMLVGIVKKNAIMMVDFALERRRVGLSAEHAIREAALLRFRPIMMTTFAAIFGTLPIALGAGAGAELRQPLGIAVVGGLCLSQLLTLYITPVVYIYLDRIDRRLRRKLEPQLEEAGDERPHVVAAE from the coding sequence ATGACGCTCTCCGAACTTTGCATTCGCCGGCCGGTCATGACGACGCTGATCACGGCGTCGATCATCGCGTTCGGTATTTTCGGCTTCCGCCTGCTGCCGGTATCGGCGCTGCCGCGGGTCGATTTCCCGACCATTGCCGTCACCGCGACCCTGCCTGGCGCGAGCGCAGACACCATGGCGGCCTCGGTCGCCGGCGTCATCGAGCGCCAGCTCTCGACGGTTGCCGGCATCTCCTCGATGTCGTCGAACTCGTCGCAGGGCATCAGCACCATCACCATCCAGTTCGATCTCAACCGCAACATCGACGCCGCGGCGCTCGACGTGCAGACCGCGCTGACGATCGCGCAGCGCCGGTTGCCGGTCGAGATGATCATCCCGCCGAGCTTCCGCAAAGTGAACCCGGCCGATTTCCCTGTTCTGTTCGTCGTGCTCAACTCGTCGACGCTGCCGCTGTCGGCGGTCCACGAATATGGCGACATCACCATCGGCCAGACGCTCTCGCAGATTCCGGGTGTCGCCCAGGTCAGTGTCTACGGCGCGCAGAAGTTCGCCATTCGCGTCCAGGCGGACCCTGAGGCCGCTGCGGCCCGCGGGCTGTCGCTCGAGGACATCAGGACGGCGGTGTCCCGCGCCAATTCCTCGACCCCCGTCGGCACGCTGAACGGACCGAAGCAGGACGTGGCGCTGCAGGCCTCGGGCCAGATGGACAAGGCGATCGACTATCGCCAGATCGTGGTGGCCTGGCGCAACGGTTCCCCGGTCAAGCTCGATGAGGTCGCGCGGATCTACGATAGCGTCGAGAACGAGCGGATTGCGAGTTGGCTGAATGACGAGCGCGCCATCGTGCTGGGTATTCAGAAGCAGCCGGACGCCAACACCGTGGCGGTGGTCGATTCCATTCTGGCCAAGTTCCCGGTGCTTCGGGCGCAGATCCCGCCATCGGTGTCGATCAACGTGCTGATGGACCGCTCCATTTCCATCCGCCAGGCCGTAGCCGACGTCGAGGAGACGCTGCTGATCGCGATCGGGCTGGTCATCCTGGTGATCTTCCTGTTCCTGCGTTCGGCGTCCGCGACCTTCATTCCGGCGCTGGCGGTTCCGATTTCGCTGTTCGGCACCTGCGCGGTGATGTACGCGCTCGACTATTCCATCAACAACATGACGCTGCTGGCGCTGACGCTTTCGGTCGGCTTCGTGGTCGACGATGCCATCGTCATGCTGGAGAACATCGTCCGTCACATCGAGCATGGCATGCGGCCGTTCGAGGCCGCGCTAAAGGGCGCCCGCGAGATCGGCTTTACGATCATTTCGATCACCTTCTCGCTGATCGCCGTGTTCATTCCGGTGCTGTTGATGGGCGGCATCGTCGGCCGCGTGTTCCGCGAATTCGCCGTCACCGTATCGGTTGCGATCATCGTGTCCGGCTTCGTATCGCTGACCCTGACGCCGATGCTGTGCGCGCGCGTGCTGCGGGCGCACGACGCGACCAAGCGGCCGAATGTCGTGCTTCGCGTCTTCGAGGCGATGTTCGATTCCTGGCTGCGCGCCTATGAGTGGACGCTCGACTGGGTGCTGGCCCGGAAATTCCTGATGCTGATGGTGACGCTGGCCACCCTGGGCGGCACCGTCTATCTCTACATGATCGTGCCGAAGGGCTTCTTCCCGCAGGAGGACACCGGCTTCCTGATCGGTGTGACCGAAGCCGCCACCGATACTTCCTTCGAGGCGATGAAGGAGCGGCAGCAGGCGCTGGTCGCCGTGCTGAGATCCGATCCCGCGATCGAGTACATCAACTCCACCGTCGGTGCCGGCGGCCCCAACGCGACGGCGAATTACGGACGCCTGTTCATCGCGCTGAAGCCGAAGAAGGAGCGCGACAACCTCAACACGATCATCGGCCGGCTGCGACTCAAGGCCCGCGATATCCCGGGCGTGCAGGCGTTCTTCCAGCCGATCCAGAACCTCAATATCGGCGGCCGGATTTCCAAGAGCCAGTATCAATACGTGATGCAGAGCGGCGACACCGAGTCGCTCTATCGTTTGGCGCCCGAGATGCGCGAAAAGATCGAGAAGCTGCCCGGTCTGCTCGACGTCACCACCGACCTCTACATCAAGAATCCGCAGATGACGGTCGACATCGACCGCGAAAAGGCCGCGGTCTACGGCATCACCGTCGATCAGGTCCGCAACCAGCTCTACAACGCCTATGGTTCGCGCCAGGTCGGCACCATCTACATGCCGTCGAATGACTACCAGATCATCCTGGAAGTGCAGCCGCAGTTCCGGGTCGATCCGTCTGACCTCTCCAAGCTCTACATGAAGACCCAGAACAACCAGACCATTCCGCTGTCGGCGGTGGCAAAACTGGTTCCGACGGTCGGTCCGCTGCAGATCAACCACCAGGCCCAGCAGCCGGCGGTGACGATCTCCTTCAACCTCGCGCCCGGCAATTCGCTGGGCTACGCAGTCGACAAGATCACCGAACTCGAGCAGACCTCGAACCTGCCGGCAACGATTGCCACCGGCTTCTCCGGCACCGCGCAGGTGTTCCAGGATTCGCTGCGCGGGCAGGGTGTCCTGATCCTCGCCGCTGTATTCGCCGCCTTCGTCATTCTCGGCATTCTCTACGAGAGCTTCATCCACCCGATCACCATCATCTCGGGCCTGCCGTCGGCCGGCATCGGCGCGATCCTCACTTTGATGCTGTTCGGAATGGAAATGTCGGTCATCGCGATGATCGGCATCGTGATGCTGGTCGGCATCGTCAAGAAGAACGCCATCATGATGGTGGATTTTGCGCTGGAGCGCCGCCGCGTTGGCCTCAGCGCCGAGCACGCCATCCGCGAAGCTGCGCTGCTGCGTTTCCGCCCCATCATGATGACGACGTTTGCCGCGATCTTCGGCACGCTGCCGATCGCGCTCGGCGCGGGTGCCGGCGCCGAACTGCGCCAGCCGCTCGGCATCGCCGTGGTCGGCGGCCTGTGCCTGTCGCAACTGCTGACGCTCTACATCACGCCGGTCGTCTACATCTATCTCGACCGCATCGACCGCCGCCTGCGGCGCAAGCTCGAACCGCAACTGGAAGAAGCGGGCGACGAGCGGCCGCACGTGGTCGCCGCCGAATGA
- a CDS encoding efflux RND transporter periplasmic adaptor subunit has translation MKKRSLILFVGAVGILAAAGFVTRSSWMGGSSNAQGPQRPRMVSVELAKAERKSMPVDVDAIGMVTPISSVALKSRLETTIVAVHFEDGAKVSEGDLLFTLDSRQIDAQIEQAEGVLARDHAQLEGAQRDLRRFIDLVGKGATTQVNVDNAKTQSDILAGSIKANQAALDNLKVQKSYTTIRAPFSGRISVANVKVGNFVRPADTTPLAVINQMAPVYVTFAVPQRVLVDLRESMAKGVSGVTATIPGHQRSESGKVAMVENTVDMATGMVTVRGIMNNENESLWPGTLVAAKLIIRAEDSIVVPTVAVQRSQSGNFVFVVKDGKAKVQPVKVDRTAQGMSVILEGLAGDESVVVDGQLLLSDGSLVEPRAKKAGA, from the coding sequence ATGAAAAAGCGTAGCCTGATCCTTTTTGTTGGTGCCGTCGGCATCCTTGCCGCGGCCGGTTTCGTTACCCGCTCCTCGTGGATGGGCGGCAGCAGCAACGCCCAGGGCCCGCAGCGGCCGCGGATGGTTTCCGTCGAACTGGCAAAGGCGGAGCGCAAATCCATGCCCGTCGACGTCGACGCGATCGGAATGGTGACGCCGATCTCCAGCGTGGCGCTGAAGTCTCGGCTGGAGACCACCATCGTCGCGGTGCATTTCGAGGACGGCGCCAAGGTCAGCGAAGGCGATCTGCTGTTCACCCTCGACAGCCGCCAGATCGACGCCCAGATCGAACAGGCCGAGGGGGTGCTGGCCCGGGACCATGCGCAGCTTGAGGGCGCCCAGCGCGACCTCCGCCGCTTCATCGATCTCGTCGGCAAGGGCGCGACTACGCAGGTCAATGTCGACAACGCCAAAACGCAGTCCGACATCCTGGCCGGCTCCATCAAGGCCAATCAGGCGGCGCTCGACAATCTGAAGGTCCAGAAAAGCTACACCACGATCCGTGCGCCGTTTTCGGGCCGGATCAGCGTGGCCAATGTGAAGGTCGGCAATTTCGTGCGCCCGGCCGATACCACCCCGCTTGCGGTCATCAACCAGATGGCGCCGGTTTACGTGACCTTCGCGGTTCCGCAGCGCGTGCTGGTGGATCTGCGCGAGTCCATGGCCAAGGGCGTCTCCGGCGTCACCGCCACCATCCCGGGCCATCAGCGCTCCGAGAGCGGCAAGGTCGCGATGGTTGAAAACACCGTGGATATGGCCACCGGCATGGTCACCGTGCGCGGCATCATGAACAATGAGAACGAGAGTTTGTGGCCGGGGACGCTGGTCGCGGCCAAGCTCATCATCCGAGCCGAGGATTCGATCGTGGTGCCGACGGTCGCCGTGCAGCGCAGCCAGAGCGGCAATTTCGTCTTCGTGGTCAAGGACGGCAAAGCCAAGGTCCAGCCGGTCAAGGTCGACCGCACCGCGCAGGGCATGTCGGTGATCCTGGAAGGGCTCGCCGGCGACGAAAGCGTCGTCGTCGACGGGCAGTTGTTGCTGTCGGACGGATCGCTGGTCGAGCCGCGGGCGAAGAAGGCCGGGGCATAG
- a CDS encoding tetratricopeptide repeat protein: protein MRTSRRIILALMLGATPVAAPGFAFDGAPVKPDAALPMGGQPAAAQAVTAQALKKVPPAAPTATAVAAPSLNSLQYAAEGGHPVAQWKLGRMYADGDGVIRDDLRAFEYFSRIANAHAEDSPSAPQATIVANAFVALGRYYLNGIPNSKVKADADRAREMFSYAASYFGNADAQYDLARLYLKTPDASRDDFRYGARWLGLAAQKGQHQAQAMLGQMLFNGDRLPRQAARGLMWLTLARDNAAPDESWIRESYNRAFTKASDEDRAVALQMLEHWVQGKKD, encoded by the coding sequence ATGCGGACATCTAGGCGTATCATTCTTGCGTTGATGCTAGGGGCCACGCCGGTGGCGGCTCCCGGATTCGCATTTGATGGCGCGCCGGTGAAGCCGGACGCCGCGCTGCCCATGGGAGGCCAGCCCGCCGCCGCGCAAGCCGTCACGGCCCAGGCCCTGAAGAAGGTCCCGCCTGCAGCGCCGACGGCGACTGCGGTTGCCGCGCCCTCCCTGAACTCGCTGCAATACGCCGCCGAGGGCGGCCATCCCGTCGCGCAGTGGAAGCTCGGCCGGATGTATGCCGATGGCGATGGCGTCATCCGGGATGATCTGCGCGCCTTCGAATATTTCAGCCGCATCGCCAACGCGCATGCCGAGGACAGCCCGTCGGCGCCGCAGGCGACGATCGTCGCCAATGCCTTCGTGGCGCTGGGACGCTACTACCTCAACGGCATCCCGAATTCCAAGGTCAAGGCCGACGCCGACCGGGCGCGGGAGATGTTCTCCTATGCCGCGTCCTATTTCGGCAACGCCGACGCACAGTACGATCTGGCGCGGCTTTACCTGAAGACGCCGGACGCCTCGCGGGACGATTTCCGCTACGGCGCGCGCTGGCTTGGTCTGGCCGCCCAGAAGGGCCAGCATCAGGCACAGGCCATGCTCGGCCAGATGCTGTTCAACGGCGACCGGCTGCCGCGGCAGGCCGCGCGCGGCCTGATGTGGCTGACTCTGGCGCGCGACAATGCGGCCCCCGACGAGAGCTGGATCCGGGAAAGCTATAACCGCGCGTTCACCAAGGCCTCCGACGAGGACCGCGCCGTGGCATTGCAGATGCTCGAGCACTGGGTGCAGGGCAAGAAGGACTGA
- a CDS encoding tripartite tricarboxylate transporter substrate binding protein BugD yields MKKTATIALAFALISSASLAQNYPNRPITLLVPFAAGGATDTVARVTAQSMSKLLGQTIVIENATGAGGTIAATRASRAEPDGYTLLIHHIGISTAATLYRKLPYDTKTAFAPIGLVTNAPMTIIGRPDLPPNTLSELVTYIKANGDKMTFGNAGLGAASHLCGMLFMTAVGKEILTVPYKGNAPIMNDLIGKQIDLSCDQTTNTTAPIASKLIKSYAITTKSRLGSMPDLPTADEAGLKGFEVGAWHGIYAPKGTPDEIVQKLSRTLQEALRDPDLVKRFNEINTEPVPQDQATPAALKAQLISEVDRWAPIIKAAGQFAD; encoded by the coding sequence ATGAAGAAGACAGCCACCATTGCGCTTGCGTTCGCCTTGATCAGCTCCGCGAGCCTGGCGCAGAATTATCCGAACCGGCCTATCACGCTGCTGGTCCCGTTCGCCGCCGGCGGCGCGACTGACACGGTGGCGCGGGTGACCGCGCAGTCGATGTCGAAACTACTGGGCCAGACCATCGTGATCGAAAACGCAACGGGCGCCGGCGGCACGATCGCGGCCACGCGGGCCTCGCGCGCGGAGCCCGACGGCTACACGCTATTGATCCACCATATCGGCATCTCCACGGCGGCCACGCTTTATCGCAAGCTACCCTATGACACAAAGACGGCGTTCGCGCCGATCGGTCTCGTCACCAATGCGCCGATGACCATCATCGGCCGTCCCGATTTGCCGCCGAACACGCTTTCCGAGCTTGTCACCTACATCAAGGCCAACGGCGACAAGATGACCTTTGGCAATGCGGGTCTTGGCGCCGCATCGCATCTCTGCGGCATGCTGTTCATGACCGCAGTCGGCAAGGAAATCCTCACCGTGCCCTACAAGGGCAATGCGCCCATCATGAACGATCTGATCGGCAAGCAGATCGACCTCTCCTGCGACCAGACCACCAACACCACGGCGCCGATCGCCTCCAAGCTGATCAAGAGCTACGCCATCACGACGAAGAGCCGCCTCGGATCGATGCCCGACCTTCCAACGGCTGATGAGGCCGGGCTGAAGGGTTTTGAGGTCGGCGCCTGGCACGGCATCTACGCGCCGAAGGGCACGCCCGACGAGATCGTCCAGAAGCTGTCCAGGACGTTGCAGGAGGCGTTGCGCGACCCGGACTTGGTGAAGCGGTTCAACGAAATCAATACCGAGCCTGTCCCGCAGGACCAGGCCACGCCCGCAGCGCTGAAGGCACAATTGATCAGCGAGGTTGACCGCTGGGCACCGATCATCAAGGCGGCCGGCCAATTCGCGGATTGA
- the ilvD gene encoding dihydroxy-acid dehydratase, translating to MDAKTDIKKRLPSRHVTEGPERAPHRSYLYAMGLTTQQIHQPFVGVASCWNEAAPCNISLMRQAQAVKKGVAAAGGTPREFCTITVTDGIAMGHDGMRSSLPSRECIADSVELTVRGHAYDALVGLAGCDKSLPGMMMAMVRLNVPSIFIYGGSILPGNFRGQQVTVQDMFEAVGKHSVGEMSDEDLDEIERVACPSAGACGAQFTANTMATVSEAIGLALPYSAGAPAPYEIRDAFCSAAGEKVLELIAANIRPRDIVTRRALENAAAVVAASGGSTNAALHLPAIAHECGIKFDLFDVAEIFKKTPYVADLKPGGRYVAKDMFEVGGIPLLMKTLLDNGHLHGDCITVTGRTIAENLKSVKWNPHQDVVRSADNPITVTGGVVGLKGNLAPEGAIVKVAGMSKLKFTGPARCFDREEDAFESVQKKTYKEGEVIVIRYEGPRGGPGMREMLSTTAALTGQGMGGKVALITDGRFSGATRGFCIGHVGPEAAVGGPIALLQNGDIIEIDAEAGILNVKLTDAELADRKTKWAPRQTNHTSGALWKYAQQVGPAVDGAVTHPGGAHEKQCYADI from the coding sequence ATGGACGCCAAGACCGACATCAAGAAGAGGTTGCCGAGCCGTCACGTGACGGAGGGGCCGGAGCGCGCGCCCCATCGGTCCTATCTCTACGCGATGGGGCTGACCACCCAGCAGATCCACCAGCCTTTCGTCGGGGTCGCGTCCTGCTGGAATGAGGCCGCGCCCTGCAATATCTCGCTGATGCGCCAGGCGCAGGCGGTCAAGAAGGGCGTCGCCGCTGCCGGTGGCACCCCGCGCGAATTCTGCACCATCACCGTCACTGACGGCATCGCCATGGGCCATGACGGCATGCGCTCGTCGCTGCCGTCCCGCGAGTGCATCGCCGACTCGGTCGAGCTGACCGTCCGCGGCCATGCCTACGACGCCTTGGTCGGGCTTGCCGGCTGCGACAAGTCGCTGCCGGGCATGATGATGGCGATGGTCCGACTCAACGTGCCTTCGATCTTCATTTATGGCGGTTCGATTCTGCCGGGCAATTTCCGTGGCCAGCAGGTCACTGTGCAGGACATGTTCGAGGCCGTCGGCAAGCATTCGGTCGGCGAAATGTCGGACGAGGACCTCGATGAAATCGAGCGGGTGGCCTGTCCCTCGGCAGGGGCGTGCGGTGCACAATTCACCGCCAACACCATGGCGACGGTGTCCGAGGCGATCGGGCTGGCGCTGCCGTATTCCGCCGGGGCGCCAGCGCCTTACGAAATTCGCGACGCGTTCTGCTCCGCCGCCGGCGAGAAGGTTCTGGAGCTGATCGCAGCCAATATCCGGCCGCGCGACATCGTCACCCGCCGCGCGCTGGAAAACGCCGCCGCCGTGGTCGCCGCCTCCGGCGGGTCGACCAATGCTGCGTTGCACCTGCCGGCCATCGCGCATGAGTGCGGCATTAAGTTTGACTTATTCGACGTCGCTGAAATCTTCAAAAAGACACCGTATGTCGCTGATTTGAAGCCGGGGGGCCGTTATGTCGCCAAAGACATGTTTGAAGTTGGCGGCATACCGCTTCTGATGAAGACGCTGCTCGACAATGGCCACCTCCACGGAGATTGCATCACCGTCACGGGCCGTACGATCGCCGAAAACCTCAAGAGCGTGAAATGGAATCCGCACCAGGATGTGGTGCGGTCCGCCGACAACCCGATCACCGTCACGGGAGGCGTTGTCGGATTGAAGGGTAATCTCGCGCCGGAGGGTGCGATCGTGAAGGTCGCGGGCATGTCGAAGCTGAAATTTACCGGTCCGGCGCGTTGCTTCGATCGCGAAGAGGACGCTTTCGAGTCGGTCCAGAAGAAGACCTACAAAGAGGGCGAGGTCATCGTGATCCGCTACGAGGGGCCGCGTGGCGGTCCTGGCATGCGGGAGATGCTCTCGACCACGGCGGCGCTGACCGGGCAGGGGATGGGCGGCAAGGTCGCCCTGATCACCGACGGCCGCTTCTCCGGCGCCACCCGCGGGTTCTGCATCGGCCATGTCGGACCGGAGGCGGCCGTGGGCGGTCCGATCGCCCTGTTGCAGAATGGTGACATTATCGAGATCGACGCCGAGGCCGGAATTCTTAACGTAAAATTGACCGACGCCGAACTCGCTGATCGTAAAACCAAATGGGCACCTCGACAGACTAACCATACGTCGGGTGCGCTGTGGAAATATGCCCAACAGGTTGGGCCGGCGGTGGACGGGGCTGTGACCCATCCTGGCGGTGCGCACGAGAAACAGTGTTATGCGGACATCTAG
- a CDS encoding DUF3800 domain-containing protein has protein sequence MAFQAFVDESESGGVFVLGGVVASVEQWVKFAPEWEQLLPLAPLGPDLARNFKFSEMINAGQFRMDSIPAFGKLIEDHIPLTLSLDLFQKDIDQAKTRVKTPNGIIDWGNVATPYMLGVTHVVMWFRDNTQDVKEVLGTDQPIDFIFDNRSERVFVQDAWKSSVETLPPEQRARFGEELRFGDDKKFLALQAADYIAGWTRYWIERNEVPEIGAVYLGGHLVRGNLVPHVEMHLTEDVIVNYLVQVASSNGVPSVYDSAEAPSD, from the coding sequence ATGGCATTTCAAGCCTTTGTTGATGAATCCGAGTCCGGAGGAGTCTTCGTCCTCGGAGGTGTGGTGGCTTCCGTAGAGCAATGGGTGAAGTTTGCCCCCGAATGGGAACAGCTATTGCCGCTCGCTCCACTCGGGCCTGATCTCGCCAGAAATTTTAAGTTCAGTGAGATGATAAATGCCGGTCAGTTTCGAATGGATAGCATCCCAGCTTTCGGGAAACTGATCGAAGATCACATCCCCTTGACGCTATCTCTGGATCTCTTTCAGAAGGACATTGACCAAGCAAAAACGCGGGTAAAGACGCCAAATGGCATTATCGACTGGGGAAACGTAGCTACTCCATATATGCTTGGCGTAACGCATGTTGTGATGTGGTTTAGGGACAATACGCAGGACGTCAAAGAGGTTTTGGGGACCGATCAGCCGATCGATTTTATCTTCGATAATCGTTCAGAGAGAGTGTTTGTACAAGATGCATGGAAATCGAGCGTAGAAACGCTTCCACCGGAACAGCGGGCGAGATTTGGTGAAGAGCTTCGATTTGGCGATGACAAGAAATTCTTAGCCTTGCAAGCCGCCGATTATATTGCCGGTTGGACCAGATACTGGATTGAACGAAACGAAGTTCCGGAGATTGGTGCGGTCTATTTAGGAGGCCATCTAGTGCGGGGAAATCTTGTGCCGCATGTTGAAATGCACCTCACCGAAGACGTCATAGTGAATTATTTGGTCCAAGTTGCTAGCAGCAATGGCGTCCCAAGTGTTTATGACAGCGCGGAAGCGCCTTCGGATTGA
- a CDS encoding GNAT family N-acetyltransferase, producing the protein MSANGAATVVIRDAAPDDAVAACRVLRESISRLCVADHGNDPAILNAWLANKTPETVAAWAAQNGSSLLLAVEGDAVLGVGSVTDAGEIALNYVAPDARFRGVSRALLSALEARAVERGNRRCTLTSTETAHRFYQSAGYLDDDAPTGKFGTSSDYPMSKQIVASR; encoded by the coding sequence TTGAGCGCTAACGGCGCGGCAACGGTGGTGATTCGGGATGCTGCGCCCGACGATGCCGTCGCGGCGTGCCGTGTCCTGAGGGAATCGATCTCCCGCTTATGCGTTGCCGATCACGGCAACGATCCGGCGATCCTGAATGCCTGGCTGGCCAACAAGACGCCGGAAACGGTGGCCGCGTGGGCTGCGCAGAACGGAAGCTCGCTCCTGCTCGCCGTCGAAGGCGATGCCGTCCTCGGGGTGGGATCGGTGACGGACGCAGGCGAGATCGCGCTGAACTATGTGGCGCCCGATGCACGATTTCGCGGCGTCAGCCGTGCCTTGCTCAGCGCGCTCGAAGCCAGAGCGGTGGAGCGAGGCAACAGGCGTTGCACGCTGACGAGCACCGAGACGGCGCATCGCTTCTATCAGTCGGCTGGTTATCTCGACGACGACGCGCCGACAGGCAAGTTCGGCACGAGCTCTGATTATCCGATGTCAAAGCAGATTGTCGCTTCGCGGTAG
- a CDS encoding amidohydrolase family protein produces MMRSAVRGVAVLIALAFVAGPARADEPIEIFDAHMHYNWEPKPFYSVDEVLALFKKHRVTGILATSRPNTGTHALMDAKPPGLQVVPFIRPYRVRADIQTWFGDPFIFDLVQDEFKRGYYRGIGEFHISGKAAEGEWVKKTVDFAVEHDLYLHAHADDTAVEILMRHNPRARIIWAHTGFGLSTDRVTEMLSKYPKLWGELSYRGGIVDGSGKLTAEWRALFERYPDRFLLGSDTWISERWASYGDIMAGYRAWLAQLPPKIAAQIANGNAKALFGGER; encoded by the coding sequence ATGATGCGGTCGGCTGTGCGGGGCGTCGCGGTGCTAATCGCACTGGCGTTCGTCGCCGGCCCGGCCCGCGCTGACGAGCCGATCGAAATCTTCGACGCCCATATGCACTACAATTGGGAACCAAAACCTTTTTACAGCGTCGACGAAGTGCTGGCGCTGTTCAAAAAACACCGCGTCACCGGCATCCTCGCCACCAGCCGCCCGAACACCGGCACGCATGCGCTGATGGATGCGAAGCCACCGGGCCTGCAGGTCGTCCCCTTCATCCGGCCGTATCGCGTGCGCGCCGACATCCAGACCTGGTTCGGCGATCCCTTCATCTTCGACCTCGTGCAGGACGAATTCAAACGCGGCTATTACCGCGGCATCGGCGAATTCCACATCTCGGGGAAGGCGGCGGAAGGCGAGTGGGTGAAGAAGACCGTCGATTTCGCGGTTGAGCACGATCTTTATCTGCACGCCCATGCCGACGACACCGCCGTCGAAATCCTGATGCGCCACAACCCGCGCGCCCGCATCATCTGGGCCCATACCGGCTTCGGCCTTTCGACCGATCGCGTGACGGAGATGCTGTCAAAATACCCGAAGCTGTGGGGCGAATTGTCCTACCGCGGCGGCATCGTCGATGGCAGCGGCAAGCTGACGGCGGAATGGCGCGCATTGTTCGAACGCTACCCCGACCGCTTCCTGCTCGGTTCCGACACCTGGATCAGCGAACGCTGGGCGAGCTATGGCGACATCATGGCCGGCTACCGCGCCTGGCTCGCGCAGTTGCCGCCAAAGATCGCGGCGCAGATTGCCAACGGCAATGCGAAGGCGCTGTTCGGAGGTGAACGCTGA